The following DNA comes from Fusarium fujikuroi IMI 58289 draft genome, chromosome FFUJ_chr03.
GAGGGTATTGGACAAGGTCGCATTACCGACAATCTCCAGCCTGATATTGGCCTGGTGGACGGTTCACTGCACATCTCAGACGAGAAGAGCATCGAAATGGTCTACCGATGCTTGGATGAGGAGGGGTTGTACCTCGGTGCCAGCTCATCTCTCAACGTTGTAGCTGCCAAGGAGGTCGCTGAGAAGCTGGGCAAAGGTCATACTGTTGTCACTGTCCTCTGTGACGGTGCTTACAGATACGCTGACCGACTGTTCTCGCGAAAGTGGTTGACAGACAAGAAGCTTCTGGGCGCTATTCCCAGCCACCTGGAGAAGTACATCGTTTTGCCTTGAAAATAGGCATTTCGAATAAAAAGAATCTCGTTGTTACATATATAGTACATGGTAATTCCCCCGCTATCCGTGACAGATTGTCCTCATGTAGACTCCGGGTTTTCTCAGAGTGCATGAACATTTGTGCCTAATTATCCTCTATATCGTTCCTAGGGCGGGGCGCATCAGGCAAATGTTGTTTCCAGCTGGGCTGTCGGCCTGTGGCTCTCTCATACGCCATGTCCCAGCCAAAAGAGTTATTATCGGGACTCATCATAACAAAATCTTCGATGTGTTTTTCCATTAGATCGTGGACAGGCTGCAGGTCTTTGGCATCTTCACCGGTGATCTCCTGTGCTAGTTCTATCGCCCTTATGTTTTGGGCAAGAGTCCAAATGTAGTTGAAGGGAGAAAGGTGTTGCCTTTCGCGTACGTAGTTGTCGCTGTTGGGCTTGACTCGGCTGTTGATAGAATTCAGGTAGGGtgagcttgtcaagtcaTCGGATTCTCGTTCAGCCCATGCGCTGGTGATAAACTCAATATTGTCTCGAAGCTCTCGGATCAAATCATCGACGGGTGCTCCGGCTGCCTGTTGCTCCTTGACTGCAGATGCTTGGGAGAAGAGAATCATACCCCGGATGACGGGGTTCATATGAGGCTGACGGCGAGGGGGTGTGTTCTTAGCAAGGTGCTCAGAGCGCTGAATGATATCCCAGACCATTTTGTTCCACTTCAGAGCCTGTTGCGTCTCGCTCTCCTCTCCTTTCGGGGATATGATCTTACGGTTAATAGATCCCAACAGCAGGATGACAGTGCTGTCCCGCTGTAGACTTAGTCCGGTCTTTTCAACTTGCTGGGCGCATTCAATGACCACATACGGCTGCCTATTATGGCCTGCACGTCGAGTCACGGCGTCGGCATGCCAGCGTTTGAGTTTAATTCCAGCTTTCTTATAGCCAGCGAGCAGGGTGCTTATGTTATCCCATTCCTCCTTGGTTTTCATGAGCTTTGTTGCCTCTGCAAAAGCCTTCATCGAGTTTGGGACACCGTTGAATCGATCAATCGTCTTGAAAGTGTGCTCGAGCCCATCGACTTCGATGGTGACGGGATTTCGCTGGATGTAGTCGCTCTTCTTGGGGTCGAAAACGAGCTTCCTCGCTTTCTCCGGTAGATGGGCAGGGAGAATGATCTTTTCTTGAATTTCGATGAGAATTTCGTTCAACTGAGGATTTTTGGTCTCGGCGAACACTGCACTGAAACCTTGTCGATTGTCAGCTTCCTATATTATAAGTGTTgcactttttttttttttttcactTACTGCGTGCAGAAGATATACTGAAGCGTCTGTACTGGATAGCAGGCAGTGCAAGGGACGTCCGCGGGCCAGCCACAGGCCTCAAGCCCAAAATCAAGGATCTGTTCAGCATTATGCTGACTGTCCCACAGAGCCGTGATAATTTTTGAGGTTTCAAAGCTTGGGCAATTCCTACTGGATCGGAAGGTACTAGGTAAGTAGGTTCATGGGAAGGTACTGTTCTGCGTCTCATGGATGGGAAAAGACACCGGATGAACTGTCAGCCGAGCCAATCAGCAGGGAGAATTGAAAGCATCGGGAGCAAGGTAGCTCCAGAAATTCTAGCGCCtgtctcaacctcaactacTTGTATAACTCACAATAAGTCAATTTACGATGAACCTCGCCATCGTGGGACGGCCAGTTGGCTGTCTCAAATCTGCTCTTCGACGGACAAGACTCCTGAGGACTTTCGAAAGGAGGGTTTCCTCAGCAGCCGTTGAGCCTGTGCCCAAGCCGATACCGAACGCTTTCAGCGCTGAACAACGTATGTATCTTTACGATCTGCAATATTGCGAAAACAAAGTCGCTGACATTAACACCAGGGGCGGACCTCACGAAGGTTAGCAAATTTCATATCTACCCTCGAGTCCCGAGTATCCGTACCACCCACCCCGATCCCATGCCCGCACTTCTGCAAAAGCAACTCGCGAAACTCGATCCGACTGGCGCACGCACACGATTGTTCTCAAGAGAGCACGCCGACAGCGCTAAGGTTGGCGACGTTCTGATGGTGACGACGAAGGGTGGGGAGCCCTTTGCCGGCGCTTTTATACAAATCCGACGCCGAGGCCAGGATACAGCGATCCAACTGCGTGgacagatgatgaaggtTGGTGTGGAGATGTGGTTCAAGATCTACAGCCCGACTGTGACGGGTATCGATATCATCTGGCGACGGCCCAAGAGGGCACGACGAGCACGCCTCACGTACATGCGGAAGCCCAAACACGACATGGGTAGTGTGGATCAAATGGTGTTTGcatggaagaaggagagaTATACCCTACGGTCACGAGCAACTCAGTCTGGAAAACCCTCTGGAAGACAGCATGCCAAGATTCttggacagaagaagaagtagacGAAAAGATGCACGGAATGTGGCTGTATGATATATTGTGTATAAGAACTTATTGAGACATGTAAAAATCGTTTGCTCAAATCTATTCCTATCATACCAGTAAGCTAAAGGATGAAATGATGGTCTTCACTGATTGTATAATAGCATGGGAACCTGTAGCTACGACTCTAGCGTCAGACCATTTGATTGAACTGTTTTATACTGCCAGGTCGCCAAACACATAGCTCATTGTACGGATTCCTAGCCATTACTAATCACATACTCAATGGTGTTCATATTATCGATCGTTAAAAGTAGCCTGTTGTTGACGATCTGTCTGTGGTACAGGTCAGGGTATATATTTCATAGTAAACAAAAACGCGGCcaatcctcaagaagctggggGGATTCGTCCGATGCAATGTCGGACTTCTCGATATCCTACTGTATTTATTCGAGTGTTGCGGTATATGTTCATGCAAGCTTGTTTGAGTGTGGAAGATCGAAACAGGTCTCGTCTGATGTTGATTGTTTCTGTGAAAACCATGTCATACTCATCATTTGTTTGAATCCCTACAGGTGCTAGAAGGCGTTCGAACACGATGAGCCTCGTAGAAGACGCAGAATAGCATCGTCGACATGGCATGAGAATATTCAAAACTGCCCTGGTTAATCAATTCATGTAAAGCGCTGGACATTGTTGCCAGTTCCTGGTTCAAATTCGGTTGAAGCTACCTTTCAACTTCTCAACTACCAATAGAATGTACTAAGCCCGTTGCATAATACTAGGGTTTCACAGAAGGTTCTACAAGACGTTAATTAATAAACGTTTAACCTAGCCGTTTACTCTGTATACACATTGATGTTTATTAGCTTGATCTAACCCCAATGACAGGCAGTTGAGACAGCCCAGCGCCATGCATCGGGATTTACAGCCGGTTGATCGACCCCAGCGTTTCGTTCCTCGCGCAGGGTCCATCCACCCTGGTCAAAGTGAACCCTCTAAATTCAACGGCTCACAGTATGTTTCTCACTCAAAGGAATGCTAGTTGTTTCAAACGAACCAACAAACAAAAAGGGAAAGACAAAAAAGACATATCAAATTAGTCCCAAGTCTATTTATATCACACTGTGCATTGTCTCGAGGATATATCCCGGAGGAAGCCACGGTACGTTCTCATGAGAGGAGGTGTACGGAGTAGGATGCTTGGGACCAACTGATAGAACCCAACGCCCAGGTATAAACCTGACGCCGGCCTCACCATTTGGATGTGTAACTTATTTATGGCCAATTGCCTACCTTTTTAGTTACCATGTGTGGCCATCTAAAATTTCAGGTCGAAATTTCTTGCAGGGAACGGATATTCAACATCAATTCAAATCGACAAAACCCCGGTCTATCAAGAGTTAGGCCCATTAACTAACGTTAGCCACTCCTAGCAAGCGCTGAAAGACAGCTAAAAATGGATGTTACGAAGGATTCCCCTCAGGGGATGCTTCCACTGCAACCCGGCAACGTGATGGGCAACGAGAAGTTCCCCAATTTTTGTTTACACGCGGACGCCCAATCCAGCGACGACTGCGACTGcaaccagcagcagcgcTACCAAGGGAACAAAGAAGACTACTACGCCTACCACGCagatctcagcatcaacaacaacagcaattGTAATCAGTATCATCAACATTTCCACAATTCTCCATCCGCTTCAATATCGGCATCATCTCGCTTATCGTACATCTCCACCGTCTCGGCCtcggcttcatcttcatcctcaaggaTATCTACCGCTTCATTCGAGTCACTTCCTATTACCCCAATTTCCGTATTCGAGGCCTCCCCACACTCTCCTCGCTGTTTGTCTAACAGGCTCTCCTCGTCCGTAACTGGATTTATCGCCCGTCATCGAACACTCACACAGGATTCTTGTTCGATCTCATActctccaccatcttcaccgACCCCACGCACAAGGCGGGACAAGTTACAGCTGCATGCGACTCGAGTGCAGCGGTCAGGCAGCAAATCTACAAATACAACATTTATTCTAGGTCTTCAGAAAAGGAAACTGTCAACCAATTCGCGAAGGTTCCCGCCCAGCGCATCTAATCCTGCAGAcgctcttgctgctgttgagcctCCGCATGACCAGAGGTCGACGAGAATGGCTTTTGCAGAGCAGCAAAGATGGGTCACGGTCCAACAAAAGACCTTCACAAAATGGTATTTATGTTTTGAAATTTTGGCCTGCAGTATGCTCACGTCCTTTTCCCAGGCTCAACACGAAGATCGAGGCTCGAAACCTTGAGGTTAAAGACCTCGTGAAAGATCTTAGCGATGGTGTAAGTTTACTTTCTGTATGATTTCCCCTGACTGTTACTGACATCTATGCATAGGTCATGTTGATTCATCTCCTCGAATGTCTTTCACACGAATCGCTCGGCCGTTATGCCTCAAAACCCAAGCTTCGAGTACAAAAATTTGAGAATGCGAACCTGGCACTTGACTTCGTCAAGTCCAGGGGTATTCAAATGACCAACATCGGTGCCGAGGATGTGGTTGATGGCAACCAAAAGATTGTTCTTGGTCTCATCTGGACCTTGATTCTTCGATTTACCATCAGTGACATTAATGAGGAGGGCATGTCAGCAAAGGAGGGCCTCCTGCTGTGGTGTCAACGGAAGACGGCGTGTTACGACGAGGTCGAGGTGCGAGACTTTAGCGCCAGCTGGAATGATGGTTTGGCGTTCTGTGCTCTATTGGATATCCACCGACCCGACCTCATCGACTATGACGCCCTGGACAAGAAGGATCATCGAGGCAACATGCAACTAGCATTCGATATCGCACATAAGGAGATTGGTATCCCTAAACTGCTTGATGTGGAAGATGTGTGCGATGTGGCCAAGCCCGATGAACGATCTCTGATGACTTATATTGCGTATTGGTTTCATGCATTCTCGCAAATGGAAAAGGTCGAGAACGCTGGACGTCGCGTCGAAAAGTTTGTCAACAACATGCAAGGGGCTTGGGAGATGCAAAGTGCCTACGAAAGACGGATGCGGGCGCTCCTACAAGCCATTCAAGAGCAGATCGAGGTGTGGAAGCAGGCTACCTTCGAAGGAACATACGCCGATGCCAAAGCTCAATCAAACCAGTTCTTTGAGTACAAAAAGGGTAAAAAAAGACAATGGGTCGCCGAGAAGAGTGACCTGGCAACGTTGC
Coding sequences within:
- a CDS encoding related to ribosomal protein L19, mitochondrial, with protein sequence MNLAIVGRPVGCLKSALRRTRLLRTFERRVSSAAVEPVPKPIPNAFSAEQRADLTKVSKFHIYPRVPSIRTTHPDPMPALLQKQLAKLDPTGARTRLFSREHADSAKVGDVLMVTTKGGEPFAGAFIQIRRRGQDTAIQLRGQMMKVGVEMWFKIYSPTVTGIDIIWRRPKRARRARLTYMRKPKHDMGSVDQMVFAWKKERYTLRSRATQSGKPSGRQHAKILGQKKK
- a CDS encoding related to alpha-actinin, which encodes MDVTKDSPQGMLPLQPGNVMGNEKFPNFCLHADAQSSDDCDCNQQQRYQGNKEDYYAYHADLSINNNSNCNQYHQHFHNSPSASISASSRLSYISTVSASASSSSSRISTASFESLPITPISVFEASPHSPRCLSNRLSSSVTGFIARHRTLTQDSCSISYSPPSSPTPRTRRDKLQLHATRVQRSGSKSTNTTFILGLQKRKLSTNSRRFPPSASNPADALAAVEPPHDQRSTRMAFAEQQRWVTVQQKTFTKWLNTKIEARNLEVKDLVKDLSDGVMLIHLLECLSHESLGRYASKPKLRVQKFENANLALDFVKSRGIQMTNIGAEDVVDGNQKIVLGLIWTLILRFTISDINEEGMSAKEGLLLWCQRKTACYDEVEVRDFSASWNDGLAFCALLDIHRPDLIDYDALDKKDHRGNMQLAFDIAHKEIGIPKLLDVEDVCDVAKPDERSLMTYIAYWFHAFSQMEKVENAGRRVEKFVNNMQGAWEMQSAYERRMRALLQAIQEQIEVWKQATFEGTYADAKAQSNQFFEYKKGKKRQWVAEKSDLATLLGNIKTKLGTYRLRPYDPPAELSLDALERKWAELASNEMTRAQLINETIRDIKNALRKSFADKANDFAMALNTMQLALSGLDGDVEDQLHHVRKLSESLSPLDQYLDKISELDQKCQEANIEENDFTTYTYDELSYELGLVKTSVQKKLAFLENQMVARSMTNLTPIQLEEFESVFRHFDRDDTNSLQELEFSAALASLGLVFSEDEMHDYFHETSGGRDYVTFEQFIRFMVDVTEDQNTAEQVYQSFREVADGKPYVTEMDLRHSLVPDEVIDQLIEIMPPHSGPDMSEDRGMPQYDYISFMEKLINDQNNQQENSEATQRSRSDAEPQSPHTNGV